One Malus domestica chromosome 11, GDT2T_hap1 genomic region harbors:
- the LOC103422756 gene encoding bifunctional bis(5'-adenosyl)-triphosphatase/adenylylsulfatase FHIT, protein MPLSTVASTVRSFITRSSFVARAAFLPPSSFSTSAKKPPIPTLSSSFTSVSGSFHYTLFIKPKQMASQMSSESFKFGPYKIDGRGVFYSTNLSFAMVNLRPLVPGNVLVCPRREVKRFGDLTADETSDLWITAQKVGSRLESYHKASSLTLAIQDGPQAGQSVPHVHIHILPRKVGDFEKNDEIYDALEEKEKELKRKLDLDQERKDRSLEEMTQEAEEYKQLF, encoded by the exons ATGCCGTTGTCGACGGTGGCTTCCACTGTTAGATCTTTCATTACACGATCGTCCTTCGTCGCCAGAGCcgccttccttcctccttcctccttctccacCTCCGCCAAGAAACCACCAATTCCGaccctttcttcttcctttaccTCCGTCTCCGGCTCCTTTCATTATACTTTGTTTATAAAACCCAAACAGATGGCTTCGCAGATGTCTTCGGAGAGCTTCAAGTTCGGGCCGTACAAGATCGACGGGAGGGGAGTGTTCTACTCCACCAATCTATCCTTCGCCATGGTTAACCTGCGCCCTCTTGTTCCTGGTA ATGTACTTGTCTGCCCAAGGCGTGAAGTGAAGCGCTTTGGTGATCTCACTGCTGATGAGACCAGTGACCTTTGGATCACAGCGCAAAAGGTTGGTAGTCGGCTGGAGAGTTACCACAAAGCATCATCTCTCACACTTGCTATTCAA GATGGACCCCAAGCCGGACAGAGCGTACCCCATGTTCATATCCATATCCTCCCACGGAAAGTTGGTGACTTTGAGAAGAACGATGAGATTTATGATGCA ctagaagaaaaggagaaggaaTTAAAGCGAAAGCTAGATTTAGACCAGGAAAGGAAGGACAGAAGCCTCGAGGAAATGACACAAGAAGCTGAAGAGTACAAACAGTTGTTTTAG
- the LOC103447253 gene encoding protein YCF54, chloroplastic, whose translation MSAVATLGQACWAAAAVKSKPTTAISQTHIRNPKPKSLSLPLSANSSCNHFFSFPPKTTVKSSSSVRTSVAAVDSDQLSSSDSADKEKPSRYYFVVANAKFMLDEEEHFQEQLCERLRHYGEKNKEQDFWLVIEPKFLDKFPNITKRLGRPAVALVSTNGPWITFMKLRLDRVLAESFEAASLEEALASNPTKIEFEKPQKWVAPYSKYESGWWGPFLPPGSKEEAKA comes from the exons ATGTCAGCCGTGGCAACTCTCGGTCAGGCATGCTGGGCCGCCGCCGCCGTGAAATCGAAACCAACCACGGCCATCTCACAAACCCACATCCGAAATCCAAAGCCCAAATCTTTATCTCTTCCTCTCTCAGCCAATTCCAGCTGCAaccacttcttctccttccctcccAAAACCACCGTCAAATCCTCCTCCTCCGTCCGTACATCTGTCGCCGCCGTCGACTCCGACCAGCTCAGCTCCTCCGATTCCGCCGATAAG GAAAAGCCGAGCAGGTACTATTTCGTGGTTGCGAATGCGAAGTTTATGCTCGATGAGGAGGAGCATTTCCAGGAGCAATTGTGTGAGAGGCTTCGACACTATGGAGAGAAGAACAAAGAGCAGGACTTTTGGCTTGTGATCGAGCCTAAGTTCTTGGATAAGTTTCCTAACATTACTAAGAGATTAGGAAGGCCTGCCGTTGCTCTGGTTTCGACTAACGGACCTTGGATTAC GTTTATGAAGCTGAGACTGGACAGAGTGTTAGCAGAAAGTTTTGAAGCTGCGAGTCTAGAAGAAGCATTAGCCTCAAATCCAACCAAGATCGAGTTTGAGAAGCCGCAGAAATGGGTAGCACCTTATTCCAAGTATGAATCCGGGTGGTGGGGACCCTTCTTGCCTCCAGGATCGAAAGAGGAGGCCAAAGCGTAA
- the LOC103412758 gene encoding uncharacterized protein, with protein MVGFSFPFGLVSISGYLAPEKEFHLLASVFFGIILCNIVYRLTRLISLLSVEGYDKLTKAEKVEWNNRGFSTVHAIAVAFASFYLLVLSDTFHEDHRDEPIISRRSTFSDTTLGISIGYFLSDLGMICWHFPALGGLEYVLHHALSMYSIILSLLSGKGQIYILMVLFSESTTPFVNMRWYLDVAGKKNSNLYVFNGVALFLGWLVARILLFVYFFVHMYIHFDQVKTIFPLGFYSLLLVPPMLSMMNLIWFWKITKGLIKTVSKAKHSD; from the exons ATGGTGggattttcttttccctttggTTTAGTATCCATCTCTGGCTATCTTGCCCCTGAGAAAGAATTTCACTTGCTGGCATCTGTCTTCTTTGGCATCATTCTCTGCAATATT gTTTACAGATTAACGAGGCTTATTAGCCTTCTTAGCGTCGAGGGATATGACAAACTCACCAAAGCAGAAAAAGTTGAATGGAACAACCG GGGGTTCTCAACTGTTCATGCTATTGCCGTAGCATTTGCATCTTTTTACCTTTTAGTGCTGTCAGATACTTTTCATGAGGATCATCGTGATGAGCCAATCATTAGTAGAAGATCTACCTTTTCAGATACAACATTGGGG ATCTCCATTGGATATTTTCTGTCAGACTTGGGAATGATCTGTTGGCATTTTCCTGCTTTGGGTGGACTGGAGTAT gtTTTGCATCATGCACTGTCTATGTACTCAATCATTCTCTCCCTTTTAAGTGGAAAAGGCCAGATTTACATACTAATGGTTCTGTTCTCTGAGAGCACGACTCCTTTCGTAAACATGAGATG GTATTTGGATGTTGCTGGTAAGAAGAACTCTAACCTGTACGTCTTCAATGGCGTAGCATTGTTCCTCGGGTGGCTG GTTGCAAGGATTCTTTTGTTCGTTTACTTTTTCGTCCACATGTATATCCATTTCGATCAA GTCAAGACAATCTTCCCTTTAGGATTTTACAGCTTGCTCCTGGTGCCTCCAATGTTGTCTATGATGAATCTCATTTGGTTTTGGAAGATAACCAAAGGTTTGATCAAAACTGTTTCAAAGGCCAAACACAGTGATTGA
- the LOC103412761 gene encoding calcium uniporter protein 6, mitochondrial-like yields the protein MWRWCKSSGVLVRQMGLGKPNGPNPCFGFKGFAKQECGLLNFPATSSLALIPKRRMSSSGDFSGGVGGAAELSIGGETISFAEAKRLMRLVNVEALKAQLGTEEKEAIPYSHLLEACQSIGVARSPEEAAAFARVLDEAGVILLFRDKVLLHPNRVVELVRKAVPLALTPEDDPLWAELKKLQEKKEEIDVLAHKQVRRILWAGLGVLLTQLGLFFRLTYWDFSWDVVEPLAYFTTTACIGIGYAYFLITSRDPTYQDLMKRLFLRRQRKLIERHNFDVEKFKEIQRKCGIPLHASASIKNRVGLEIELDDALHRD from the exons ATGTGGAGATGGTGTAAGAGCAGTGGTGTGTTGGTGAGACAAATGGGGTTGGGGAAGCCCAACGGCCCCAACCCATGTTTTGGATTCAAGGGTTTTGCTAAACAAGAATGCGGGTTGTTGAATTTTCCTGCAACTTCGTCTTTGGCCCTGATTCCGAAGAGGAGAATGTCGTCTTCTGGTGATTTCAGCGGCGGAGTGGGAGGAGCAGCAGAGCTGAGCATAGGAGGAGAGACGATATCGTTTGCGGAGGCCAAGAGGCTGATGAGGCTGGTGAATGTGGAGGCTTTAAAGGCCCAGCTTGGGACAGAGGAGAAAGAGGCAATACCGTATTCTCATCTTCTGGAGGCGTGCCAGAGCATTGGGGTTGCCAGATCGCCGGAAGAGGCTGCTGCTTTTGCTCGGGTTCTCGACGAGGCCGGCGTCATCCTTTTGTTCCGGGACAAGGTCCTCCTGCATCCTAATAGG GTTGTGGAGCTAGTTCGAAAAGCAGTACCCCTTGCTTTGACTCCGGAAGATGACCCCTTGTGGGCGGAGTTAAAAAAGCTGcaagagaagaaggaagaaatcgATGTGTTGGCACATAAGCAGGTCCGGCGCATTCTCTGGGCTGGTCTGGGGGTGCTCCTGACACAGCTCGGGCTCTTTTTCAGGCTAACATATTGGGACTTCTCATGGGACGTAGTGGAACCACTCGCCTACTTCACAACAACAGCTTGCATTGGCATAGGCTATGCCTACTTCTTGATCACGTCAAGAGATCCAACTTACCAAGATCTGATGAAGAGGCTCTTTCTCAGGAGGCAGAGGAAACTGATCGAGCGTCATAATTTTGATGTCGAAAAGTTCAAGGAGATCCAGAGAAAATGCGGCATACCTCTACACGCCAGTGCCTCGATTAAGAATCGTGTAGGCCTGGAAATAGAGCTCGACGACGCTTTACATAGAGATTAA
- the LOC103447251 gene encoding reticulon-like protein B5 → MHRNIKRTHKMLDPVDVDIADSDFLTNQSDLEDSSDSDIDNYCLAFTCKNRLFGRQKPLHVVLGAGVSADIILWRNKQISAYIFMGATLIWLLFERLGYSLVVFFCHASLLSLTALFLWSNFGSLIHAVSAPEIPEIVVPQHLFMRTAISMTTTYNQALRSFGQVVFGTDIRDFLAVAATLWVLSVAGSRCSFLSFLYLVFVILMTVPALYENLEDSVDSIAEKALIEIKKQYAVLDGKVLQKLKKKVISYKNKKQP, encoded by the exons ATGCATAGAAACATTAAACGTACACATAAAATGCTGGATCCGGTGGATGTGGATATTGCAGATTCTGATTTTCTCACCAATCAATCAGATCTTGAAGACTCTTCCGACTCCGACATTGATAATTACTGCTTGGCTTTTACATGCAAGAACCGATTGTTTGGTCGCCAGAAGCCTCTCCATGTTGTCCTCGGCGCCGGTGTAT CTGCTGAtattatactttggaggaacaAGCAGATCTCAGCCTACATTTTTATGGGTGCAACACTCATATGGCTTCTATTTGAGAGATTAGGTTATAGTTTGGTCGTGTTCTTTTGCCACGCTTCATTGCTCTCCTTGACAGCCTTGTTCTTGTGGTCCAATTTTGGTTCCTTAATCCATGCTGT GTCTGCACCGGAAATTCCAGAGATTGTAGTACCACAGCACCTGTTTATGAGGACTGCTATTTCCATGACAACTACATATAATCAAGCATTAAGATCATTTGGGCAAGTAGTTTTTGGGACAGACATAAGAGATTTCCTCGCG GTGGCGGCAACTTTGTGGGTTCTGTCTGTTGCCGGAAGCCGGTGCAGTTTCTTGAGCTTCCTTTACTTAG TGTTTGTGATACTGATGACCGTGCCAGCGTTGTACGAGAATCTTGAGGATAGCGTGGACAGCATTGCAGAGAAAGCACTgattgaaataaagaagcagtatGCAGTGTTGGATGGAAAAGTTCTGCAGAAACTCAAAAAGAAAGTAATTTCTTACAAGAACAAAAAGCAGCCCTAA